In one Verrucomicrobiia bacterium genomic region, the following are encoded:
- a CDS encoding phage terminase large subunit family protein: MQIPAHRLPLRDYQQEIVTALDSPDLRQAVLVVARRGAKTYTVFVEHIIPAMVKETMNVVIVYPTAKQGFKNFWTNIENDGFKTLDHIPKELVQSQSNTEDDMRITLINGSTLFVLGATNAEALRGANAKIYFFDEFVDLPSGVLGVVRPITNRNGGKIIIASTPKQDGISGGTFKKLHEAAKTRRKQYTCFIPGDRFMTPEEMEELRQDYIDEYGNDFLYRQEILLDWGQSSTASYYGEIMGKKDKDGTIGLHPYNPAYPVFTAWDLGKSDSMVLGFFQYFKGVPRLIDLIEINGSNIEAMADELKAKSEALGYNYGWHFLPHDGTVSSLNDGKSRIETLHKKGITNVSTLKRESVSIGIGYAESWLPKLLINLPTTGDLSRKLRIYRKKFNPHTGDYIGPDHKSQSHIADMIRYLATALHHFFNEKGEFILSSSVAQETYESDLATVSFSSV; this comes from the coding sequence ATGCAAATACCGGCTCACCGCCTACCATTACGCGATTATCAGCAAGAAATTGTAACGGCTCTCGACTCTCCTGATCTTCGCCAGGCGGTGCTAGTCGTGGCCCGACGCGGTGCCAAAACCTATACTGTTTTCGTCGAGCATATTATTCCAGCTATGGTCAAAGAGACGATGAACGTCGTTATCGTTTACCCTACTGCCAAGCAGGGCTTCAAAAACTTCTGGACCAACATCGAAAATGACGGCTTCAAGACCCTGGATCACATACCTAAAGAGCTAGTCCAGTCCCAGTCCAATACCGAAGACGATATGCGTATTACGCTAATTAACGGATCAACGCTGTTTGTCCTGGGCGCGACTAATGCCGAAGCCCTGCGCGGTGCCAACGCTAAGATTTACTTCTTCGATGAGTTCGTGGACTTGCCAAGCGGTGTCCTGGGTGTAGTCCGGCCAATCACCAACCGCAATGGCGGTAAAATTATCATTGCCAGCACCCCTAAGCAAGACGGTATCTCTGGCGGCACGTTCAAGAAGCTCCATGAAGCTGCCAAGACCAGACGCAAGCAGTACACCTGTTTTATCCCTGGCGACAGGTTTATGACCCCTGAAGAAATGGAAGAGCTGCGCCAGGACTATATTGATGAATACGGCAACGACTTCCTTTATAGGCAGGAGATCCTGCTTGACTGGGGCCAGTCTTCGACCGCCAGCTACTACGGTGAAATTATGGGCAAAAAAGACAAGGACGGCACTATCGGCCTTCACCCCTATAACCCGGCCTATCCGGTGTTTACTGCCTGGGATCTGGGTAAGTCGGATAGTATGGTCCTGGGCTTCTTCCAGTATTTTAAAGGCGTGCCGCGCTTAATAGATCTTATCGAGATAAACGGCTCGAATATCGAAGCGATGGCTGACGAGCTGAAGGCCAAGTCTGAAGCGTTGGGATATAACTACGGCTGGCACTTCTTGCCGCATGACGGCACCGTATCAAGCCTAAACGACGGCAAAAGCCGCATCGAGACTTTGCACAAAAAGGGTATCACAAACGTCTCCACGCTCAAGCGTGAAAGCGTCTCTATTGGTATAGGCTACGCCGAAAGCTGGCTACCAAAACTGCTAATCAATCTGCCGACTACCGGCGACTTAAGCCGCAAGCTACGCATTTATCGTAAGAAGTTTAACCCGCATACTGGCGATTACATCGGTCCAGACCATAAGAGCCAGAGCCACATAGCTGACATGATTCGCTATCTAGCTACTGCTCTACACCATTTCTTTAACGAAAAAGGAGAGTTTATACTCTCCTCTTCGGTCGCTCAAGAGACTTATGAGTCTGACTTAGCTACTGTTAGTTTTTCTTCGGTTTAG
- a CDS encoding peptidoglycan DD-metalloendopeptidase family protein, with product MPRRPVNAPYTITTEFGVPDSYAKFGRHSGVDYAVPKGRPVYAPISGVLTNVVSPTGGNMVCIFDGQFMHRKMHNNAFARQNGSVQEGDIVAYAGSTGLSTGDHCHWDINDEGIYPTSFSRFKAPAEWLAGAYQPKPAPTPTPAADPRAGLEPHQRRLSNPDGVNRRSAPSTAAGTLIKEEPFDTDPWNFKGFVKGEMVNGNDIWFVGTSGNYFYSGAFHGGADTTGLQDLTPAKPIPVPKPEPIPTFEKELKTITEVIPAHPSNYEVGNFPAKPTGVVLHDLGTDGRDTLQSSLNHFGKENTTAPHITISGKRKIQNVSLKNRAYHAGPQGNDKIGIEIDPDVDTNPDTKNSVLDVLKELDTMYPGLTRYLHSQFMATSCGDDVQKANLLIPPEAPVSPRDEAQDKRLTAIEAALAQINAFIAKIKEFFPFLNK from the coding sequence ATGCCCAGGCGACCAGTAAATGCACCCTACACAATAACCACTGAGTTTGGCGTACCTGACTCTTATGCTAAGTTTGGCCGACACTCTGGCGTAGATTATGCCGTCCCAAAAGGCCGGCCTGTTTACGCCCCTATTAGCGGCGTCTTGACCAATGTTGTTTCTCCTACTGGTGGTAATATGGTTTGTATTTTTGACGGCCAGTTTATGCACCGTAAGATGCACAATAACGCTTTTGCTCGTCAAAATGGCTCTGTTCAAGAAGGCGATATCGTTGCTTACGCTGGGTCTACTGGCCTGTCTACTGGCGATCATTGCCACTGGGACATCAATGATGAAGGCATCTATCCTACTTCCTTCTCTCGCTTTAAAGCTCCTGCCGAGTGGCTAGCTGGCGCATATCAGCCTAAGCCAGCACCTACGCCTACCCCCGCCGCAGATCCTAGAGCTGGCCTAGAGCCACATCAGCGCCGACTCTCTAACCCTGATGGCGTAAACCGCCGTTCAGCGCCTTCAACGGCCGCAGGGACACTTATCAAGGAAGAGCCATTTGATACAGATCCTTGGAACTTCAAGGGCTTTGTTAAAGGTGAAATGGTCAACGGTAACGACATTTGGTTTGTCGGTACTTCCGGCAACTACTTCTACTCTGGCGCTTTTCATGGTGGCGCCGACACTACTGGCTTGCAGGACCTAACCCCAGCTAAGCCAATTCCGGTACCAAAACCAGAGCCAATTCCTACCTTTGAAAAAGAGCTTAAAACTATTACCGAAGTTATCCCTGCTCACCCTAGTAACTATGAAGTCGGCAACTTCCCTGCCAAACCTACTGGCGTAGTGCTTCATGACCTAGGGACTGATGGCCGCGATACGCTTCAATCCAGTCTTAATCATTTTGGCAAAGAAAACACGACCGCGCCGCACATTACTATTAGTGGCAAGCGCAAGATCCAAAATGTTAGCCTGAAAAATCGCGCCTACCACGCCGGGCCGCAGGGTAACGATAAGATTGGTATTGAAATTGATCCAGACGTGGACACTAATCCCGATACCAAAAACAGCGTTTTGGACGTGCTTAAAGAGCTAGACACTATGTACCCTGGCCTGACTCGATACCTACATAGCCAGTTCATGGCTACTAGCTGTGGCGATGATGTTCAAAAGGCCAATCTTTTGATCCCGCCCGAAGCTCCTGTTTCGCCGCGCGATGAAGCTCAAGATAAACGGCTTACAGCTATCGAAGCAGCACTAGCGCAAATAAATGCATTTATTGCTAAAATAAAAGAGTTCTTTCCGTTCTTAAATAAGTAA
- a CDS encoding YqaJ viral recombinase family protein — MITWHDVIQGSPAWKLLRKGLWTGSTAIRLLQGKQLLPDSDWSGNDATRRGHALEVAAIREYERKYRVKVQRPGFVTNSVYPNAGYSPDGIDRAWLLECKALIEMRHKGLISDKMPLSDLQGIIASKIPLQYKVQIFFGMIITGKRKARLLAFNPDIVDQEQLIVVEIGYDRLIGDNIRRKLRLDMKKRQSVTTDALA; from the coding sequence TTGATTACCTGGCATGACGTCATACAGGGCAGTCCTGCCTGGAAACTGCTGCGAAAGGGCCTGTGGACCGGCTCAACGGCCATTAGGCTGCTCCAGGGCAAGCAATTGCTGCCAGACTCAGATTGGAGCGGCAACGACGCCACAAGGCGTGGCCACGCGCTAGAAGTGGCGGCAATTCGTGAATATGAGCGCAAGTATCGAGTTAAAGTCCAGCGCCCAGGCTTTGTAACAAATAGCGTCTATCCGAACGCCGGCTACAGTCCGGACGGTATTGACCGGGCCTGGCTGCTTGAGTGCAAGGCGCTAATTGAAATGCGCCACAAGGGGCTTATATCTGATAAAATGCCACTCTCAGATCTTCAGGGCATTATCGCCAGTAAAATACCGCTTCAGTATAAGGTCCAGATATTTTTCGGTATGATTATCACCGGCAAGCGTAAGGCGCGGCTGTTGGCTTTCAATCCTGACATCGTGGATCAGGAGCAATTAATTGTCGTGGAGATCGGTTATGACCGTCTAATAGGCGACAATATCCGGCGCAAGCTGCGGCTTGATATGAAAAAGCGCCAATCTGTTACGACTGACGCTTTGGCTTAA
- a CDS encoding DUF5906 domain-containing protein yields MAEDEKDIAKKSAEELTNTEQKMSLKQRQAQLIKQKYRIVRFRGAVLYRANEGWEPLSYDEFARICYTVHGAGIRQTQIKDLQHLFFTSSEDLTKYAHYIAMPNGRVWNMKTLKFTTRVAAEDCVYTTAVNPTDGNSHREWLEEVTLGDSDLADDIIKAIAPIFMHKKPFGVFWFLGNGANGKSTTLKALYAIFGSEAPYTHNRWFSQLTVRQIEDERDTPMINGKLGNVCLESNDGHVKDTGGYKNLAEHSTFNVHKFNSQDGVQVDGNVHTIFNANNIPTFADKTQGVRRRTFTIPFKASFPQDSTFDERLFAKENFLSDLLGEILETTVAIKKASYSYDFSEQTLKAKEDYDEEVNTAETYFEELVATDIWGFTNFTELAKDYQRWCDERSYTALGKKAIAHAAKIMEFERASFRQDGKLITRYVHNGWNPEDLTELHQRWGMFQKAGSDIELSVKEDTIDNTYQQLMANL; encoded by the coding sequence ATGGCAGAAGACGAGAAAGACATAGCGAAGAAGTCGGCTGAAGAGCTTACTAACACCGAGCAAAAAATGTCGCTTAAACAGCGTCAGGCTCAGTTAATTAAGCAAAAATATCGAATAGTCCGATTCAGGGGCGCGGTCCTGTACCGAGCCAACGAGGGCTGGGAGCCGCTATCTTATGATGAGTTTGCCCGGATCTGCTATACCGTTCATGGTGCTGGCATACGCCAAACCCAGATCAAAGACCTTCAACACTTATTTTTTACTAGCTCCGAAGATCTCACTAAATATGCTCACTATATAGCCATGCCTAATGGCCGAGTTTGGAATATGAAAACGCTCAAGTTTACGACCAGAGTAGCGGCCGAAGACTGCGTCTATACTACGGCAGTCAATCCAACAGATGGCAATTCACACCGGGAGTGGCTAGAAGAAGTTACGCTTGGCGACTCTGATCTGGCCGACGATATTATTAAAGCAATCGCGCCAATATTTATGCATAAAAAGCCGTTCGGCGTGTTCTGGTTTTTGGGCAACGGCGCTAACGGTAAATCAACCACGCTAAAGGCGCTGTACGCTATATTCGGCTCCGAAGCGCCGTACACGCACAATCGCTGGTTTAGCCAGCTTACGGTCCGGCAGATCGAAGACGAGCGCGATACGCCAATGATTAACGGCAAGCTAGGCAATGTCTGCCTGGAGTCCAACGACGGCCACGTCAAAGACACTGGCGGCTATAAGAATCTGGCCGAGCATAGCACTTTTAACGTCCACAAGTTTAACAGCCAAGACGGTGTTCAGGTAGACGGCAACGTCCACACGATCTTCAACGCCAATAATATTCCTACCTTTGCCGACAAAACCCAGGGTGTCCGGCGCCGCACCTTCACTATTCCATTTAAGGCGTCATTTCCGCAAGACAGTACCTTCGATGAAAGACTTTTTGCCAAAGAGAACTTTTTATCAGACCTGTTAGGCGAAATACTTGAAACGACAGTAGCTATCAAAAAAGCTAGCTACAGCTACGACTTCAGCGAGCAAACCCTGAAAGCCAAGGAAGACTATGACGAAGAGGTCAACACCGCCGAGACTTACTTCGAAGAGCTGGTTGCTACTGATATCTGGGGCTTCACAAACTTTACCGAGCTGGCTAAGGACTATCAGCGCTGGTGCGACGAGCGAAGCTATACGGCCCTAGGCAAAAAAGCCATCGCGCACGCCGCTAAAATTATGGAGTTTGAGCGCGCGTCCTTCCGACAAGACGGTAAACTAATTACTAGGTACGTCCATAATGGCTGGAATCCGGAAGATCTGACAGAGCTACATCAGCGCTGGGGTATGTTCCAAAAGGCCGGCAGCGATATTGAATTAAGCGTCAAAGAAGATACTATTGATAATACATACCAACAGTTAATGGCGAATCTTTAA
- a CDS encoding AAA family ATPase, whose translation MARLIFVLGHPGTGKSTSLHKLKNDEVAYITATGKELPFRNSIKAHTVKSMEEVVKMIQAAKKPIVVIDDVNYLFTKEVFGASEKTDKWDVYDKISKDFYKIVQAILNKDTEQNFYLFGHLEDLESKTLALKTLGQATRKNNNPEGWTNIVFQSAVELDEFVFKVKTDGTGVKSPMDMFDAATVPNDLKVVNDKINAYYKGDKK comes from the coding sequence ATGGCCCGATTAATATTTGTGCTGGGACACCCCGGCACCGGCAAGTCTACCAGCTTGCACAAACTGAAAAACGACGAGGTCGCCTATATTACGGCTACCGGCAAGGAGCTACCGTTTCGCAATAGCATCAAGGCTCATACCGTTAAAAGTATGGAAGAGGTGGTTAAGATGATCCAGGCCGCCAAAAAGCCTATTGTCGTTATTGATGACGTCAATTACCTATTTACTAAAGAAGTCTTTGGCGCATCGGAAAAGACCGACAAGTGGGACGTCTATGATAAGATCTCGAAGGACTTTTATAAGATTGTCCAGGCAATTTTGAATAAAGACACCGAGCAAAACTTCTACCTGTTCGGCCACTTGGAAGACCTGGAGTCTAAAACCCTGGCGCTTAAGACGTTGGGCCAGGCTACACGCAAAAACAATAATCCGGAAGGCTGGACCAATATTGTATTCCAATCTGCGGTCGAGCTGGACGAGTTCGTCTTTAAGGTCAAAACTGACGGTACCGGCGTAAAGTCGCCAATGGATATGTTTGATGCGGCTACCGTTCCTAATGACCTTAAGGTCGTAAATGATAAAATTAATGCTTACTATAAGGGGGATAAAAAATAA